One stretch of Periplaneta americana isolate PAMFEO1 chromosome 1, P.americana_PAMFEO1_priV1, whole genome shotgun sequence DNA includes these proteins:
- the LOC138702250 gene encoding uncharacterized protein — translation MEEIYVVKVRTEPDPARLYPSERRYSALTVGGLGAVHLLLGATSLLLGGLGLALQSDTCWTGRYGGGLWLGIAAAAAGAAGILAWRRWYVDNNIRWFFICSTVAATTSLLCLVITAAALAAIQEQRSNQDLYRSIYYDQGFVHPHNIQEQPVVTSSFDDIPSLSFQVAQENGSNTPESHGRVDEVTKMPSFHDSDKGIDHLPNSSTGVQNSAGALNFPNLQDVHIGVTTENISHGLDDLSLDDFEINISHASKDEHYSPEDIENKHSKISNQEESDTETKVVKGNKNGNNEEYTHIMRIANAKSNKTLNNTFDFLNIAKDLSKFHMMLEPTAGSEIEDEINRPKKSTEEYEDQSGGFQKGVLVEEDTTPKIYNNDESQDIMTIPSIKYEPQDVQNIPEIIHNDNVDINHTIPKFSSPNEKLEQPEYHKVPRGGREVRTVVAINILVASALELAWSLLSASIAWKGMKNCYPHENASSSCERTVEGLERTPPPPPLSSNGTYNSSKRHKTDGVFRKPDIISNHRHCHPNNSIHLNTVQSKNGINRLHMINTVSERIEPYLPMEESTMEYQERVHRFLASNNVANNNSDSASNIDS, via the exons ATGGAGGAGATTTACGTGGTCAAAGTGCGCACGGAGCCCGACCCGGCGCGTCTGTACCCATCGGAACGGCGCTACTCGGCACTCACGGTGGGAGGCTTGGGCGCCGTGCACTTGCTGCTGGGCGCCACGTCGCTCCTGCTGGGCGGTCTGGGACTGGCTCTGCAGTCCGATACCTGCTGGACTGGGCGATACGGCGGCGGTCTGTGGCTTGGCATCGCAGCTGCGGCGGCTGGGGCTGCCGGCATCCTAGCTTGGAGGCG ATGGTACGTGGACAACAACATTCGATGGTTCTTCATCTGTTCAACCGTGGCCGCCACAACTTCCTTGCTATGCCTCGTCATCACAGCAGCTGCTCTGGCGGCCATTCAGGAGCAAAGATCTAATCAGGATCTCTACAGATCCATCTACTACGATCAAGGTTTTGTTCATCCGCACAACATCCAGGAACAACCTGTGGTCACCAGTAGCTTCGACGACATTCCATCTCTCAGCTTTCAAGTTGCCCAAGAGAACGGATCAAATACTCCAGAAAGTCATGGCAGAGTGGATGAAGTCACGAAAATGCCATCTTTCCATGATTCTGACAAAGGAATAGATCATCTACCTAACAGTAGTACTGGTGTGCAGAATTCTGCAGGAGctttaaattttccaaatcttCAAGATGTACACATTGGGGTTACGACTGAAAACATTAGCCATGGTCTGGATGATTTGTCGCTTGatgattttgaaattaatatttcacacgcttcaaAAGATGAGCATTACAGCCCTGAAGACATAGAAAACAAACATAGTAAAATTTCCAACCAAGAAGAATCCGATACAGAAACTAAAGTTGTGAAAggtaataaaaatggaaataatgaaGAATATACTCATATAATGCGAATAGCCAATGCGAAATCAAATAAAACTTTAAATAACACTTTTGATTTCTTGAACATAGCGAAAGATTTGAGTAAATTTCACATGATGCTAGAACCTACTGCAGGTTCTGAAATTGAAGACGAAATCAACAGACCCAAAAAATCCACGGAGGAATATGAAGATCAAAGTGGCGGTTTTCAAAAAGGAGTTTTAGTTGAAGAAGATACAACTCCCAAAATTTACAATAATGATGAATCGCAGGACATCATGACAATTCCTTCCATTAAATACGAACCGCAAGACGTTCAAAACATTCCAGAAATAATCCACAATGATAACGTTGACATCAATCATACAATCCCAAAATTTTCATCGCCAAATGAGAAGCTTGAACAACCCGAATACCATAAAGTTCCACGAGGTGGAAGAGAAGTAAGGACTGTAGTTGCTATAAACATTCTCGTAGCTTCTGCCCTCGAATTGGCATGGTCATTACTATCAGCTAGCATTGCTTGGAAGGGAATGAAGAATTGTTATCCTCACGAAAACGCTTCAAGCAGTTGTGAAAGAACAGTGGAAGGCCTTGAAAGGACTCCACCGCCACCTCCACTTTCCTCAAACGGCACGTACAACTCCAGTAAAAGACACAAGACAGACGGAGTCTTCAGGAAACCTGATATCATCTCCAATCATAGACACTGTCATCCAAACAACAGCATCCATCTGAATACCGTTCAAAGTAAAAATGGAATAAATCGCTTGCATATGATTAATACTGTGTCGGAGAGAATTGAACCTTATCTCCCAATGGAAGAAAGCACCATGGAATACCAAGAGCGTGTACATAGGTTTCTAGCGTCAAACAATGTTGCAAACAATAACAGTGATAGTGCTAGCAATATAGATTCTTGA